From Andrena cerasifolii isolate SP2316 chromosome 12, iyAndCera1_principal, whole genome shotgun sequence, a single genomic window includes:
- the LOC143375193 gene encoding type-1 angiotensin II receptor-associated protein, producing the protein MPDTSSISHYPLKVIFAIHLVLVTWGIQGFWCPKSVMFYNTLFFICLLWAIHNIESDEPLQFALLINVVSIFFDVVTLAVYFPTTYASEKFSAGIMIINLIVRIFTSVYLLRIGQARGGCLATMFPQSPAMGFGRQDYEDISHSIPQNSDFAGV; encoded by the exons ATGCCGGATACATCCAGTATATCTCATTACCCGTTAAAG GTGATATTTGCAATTCATTTAGTGCTAGTAACATG GGGTATTCAGGGTTTCTGGTGCCCGAAATCGGTTATGTTTTACAACACCCTATTCTTTATCTGCTTATTATGGGCTATTCACAATATCGAATCGGACGAGCCGTTGCAATTT GCACTCCTTATAAACGTAGTTTCCATATTTTTTGACGTAGTAACATTAGCGGTCTACTTCCCGACAACAT ATGCATCCGAGAAGTTTAGCGCAGGAATTATGATAATAAACCTGATTGTGCGCATCTTCACAAGCGTGTACCTGCTGAGAATAGGGCAGGCAAGAGGTGGATGCTTAGCCACAATGTTTCCGCAGAGTCCTGCGATGG GCTTTGGCCGACAGGATTACGAGGACATATCTCATTCGATTCCACAAAATTCTGATTTTGCTGGAGTCTAA
- the Mccc2 gene encoding methylcrotonyl-CoA carboxylase subunit 2 translates to MLRKSSFLTRRLRMLTRTFHDEAIIIGSTQDSGSSAYQENYIEMKSAVDRLKKTVEKITEGGGQKARERHTKKGKLLPRERIHALLDPSSPFLEFSQLAGYELYDKEDVPAGGIITGIGRVEGTECVILANDATVKGGTYYPITVKKQLRAQEIAEENQLPCVYLVDSGGANLSKQAEVFADKMHFGRSFYNQAIMSAKGIAQIAIVMGSCTAGGAYIPAMADENVIVADQGTIFLAGPPLVKAATGEDVTTEDLGGAALHCRVSGVTDHYAMDDIHALFLARQIVKDLNRQRLMHVNVNRDVEIPAHAVDEIYGIVGTNVKKPYDVREVIARVVDGSKFREFKEQYGETLVTGFARIYGYPVGIVANNGVLYSESAMKGAHFVQLCAKRKIPLIFLQNITGFMVGRDAEAGGIAKHGAKLVTAVACAQVPKITVVIGGSYGAGNFGMCGRSYSPRFLYLWPNAKMSVMGGEQAAGVLAQITKDQRKRDGKEWTEEEERELKKPILEQFDKESTPYFCSARLWDDGVIDPADTRVVLGLSLSATLNAPIPETKYGIFRM, encoded by the exons ATGTTGCGAAAGAGTAGCTTTTTAACGAGGCGCTTGCGAATGCTTACAAGGACATTTCACGATGAAGCGATTATTATCGGCAGTACGCAGGACTCAGGGTCATCAGCCTACCAG GAGAATTATATTGAAATGAAAAGCGCGGTAGACAGATTGAAGAAGACGGTTGAGAAAATTACAGAAGGCGGAGGGCAAAAAGCGAGAGAGAGACACACGAAAAAGGGGAAACTTTTGCCACGGGAACGAATACACGCGCTGCTCGATCCATCATCCCCTTTTCTTGAATTCTCTCAATTGGCGGGCTACGAATTGTACGATAAAGAGGATGTGCCGGCCGGTGGTATTATCACTGGTATAGGCAGAGTGGAGGG GACCGAGTGCGTGATACTTGCGAACGATGCAACCGTGAAGGGTGGTACGTACTACCCCATCACGGTGAAGAAGCAGTTGAGAGCGCAGGAGATCGCGGAAGAGAACCAGTTACCATGCGTGTATCTAGTAGACAGCGGGGGTGCGAATCTGTCCAAGCAAGCCGAGGTGTTTGCCGATAAGATGCACTTCGGTAGATCCTTTTACAACCAGGCGATCATGAGCGCAAAGGGAATCGCGCAAATCGCAATAGTCATGGGGAGTTGCACGGCAG GGGGTGCGTACATTCCAGCGATGGCTGACGAAAACGTGATCGTTGCCGACCAGGGTACAATTTTCCTAGCCGGACCACCCTTGGTGAAAGCTGCTACGGGCGAAGACGTTACCACCGAGGATTTGGGAGGTGCTGCGCTTCACTGTCG AGTATCAGGAGTCACTGATCATTACGCCATGGACGACATCCACGCCCTGTTCCTGGCCCGTCAGATCGTCAAGGATTTGAACAGGCAGAGACTGATGCACGTAAACGTGAACAGGGACGTGGAAATACCCGCCCACGCGGTCGACGAAATTTACGGTATCGTCGGGACGAATGTGAAGAAGCCGTACGACGTGAGGGAAGTGATCGCGAGGGTCGTGGACGGCTCCAAGTTCCGCGAATTCAAAGAGCAGTACGGCGAAACGCTGGTCACTGGATTCGCCAGGATCTACGGTTACCCTGTGGGAATCGTCGCGAATAATGGCGTGCTCTATTCGGAGAGCGCGATGAAGGGTGCCCATTTCGTGCAGCTCTGTGCGAAGAGAAAGATACCGCTTATTTTCTTGCAGAACATCACAG GGTTTATGGTGGGCAGGGACGCAGAAGCCGGGGGCATTGCCAAACACGGGGCAAAGTTGGTGACTGCTGTAGCCTGCGCCCAGGTGCCTAAAATCACGGTGGTGATAGGGGGCTCTTACGGTGCAGGCAATTTCG GCATGTGCGGTCGATCTTATTCCCCGAGATTTCTCTATCTGTGGCCGAACGCCAAGATGTCCGTGATGGGAGGAGAGCAGGCTGCCGGCGTGCTGGCTCAGATTACCAAGGATCAGCGGAAGAGAGATGGGAAAGAG TGGacggaggaagaggagagggaACTGAAGAAACCGATCTTGGAGCAGTTCGATAAGGAGAGTACACCGTACTTCTGCAGCGCGAG ACTGTGGGACGATGGGGTGATCGATCCCGCGGACACCAGAGTGGTGCTCGGGCTCAGCTTATCGGCCACTCTAAACGCGCCCATACCGGAAACAAAGTACGGAATTTTCCGAATGTGA